One Dehalogenimonas sp. THU2 DNA window includes the following coding sequences:
- a CDS encoding recombinase family protein, with protein MENPERRAVIYARVSSDKQDVDLSISAQLRALKEYATRNHFQVVKEFIDEAETGRTTARPAFREMVSLARRTPKPFDVILVWKYSRFARSREDSIVYKALLRKNGIQVVSINEPFDDTPTGRLLEAIIESLDEFYSDNLGEEVTRGLKESASRGFYLSHKAPYGYRKIKVKDGTKERTRLEIDTCDGKTVASLFDKVVHGQGLTEIAKELNAKLISSPAGKTWGKTSVRAVLANEVYLGIMVWGRQNKRGFEPIRVEGAFPPIVSKETFVKVQRLLRERAPNRMHPKRVISKFLLSGLVRCGHCGKALVGADAKSGRFTYYACGTIIKKGTGSCLGGYLNSTKFEGQVIRKIKENILTTSNLYKLVGLVNEEMDVTSNTYRDEFNSISAEMLDANRRLESLYDAVETRKIDLSDLSPRIHDLRLHIESLKDRKLQLEGLLSERRIELADSKIIDAYVNDLRIELDSGALTERKAFIKTFVKEIEVIDKKAVLRYTIPLTPKALKEETIRVLSTEHYGGPSWSRTRDLGLIRN; from the coding sequence ATGGAAAATCCTGAAAGAAGAGCCGTAATCTATGCAAGGGTTTCGTCTGACAAACAGGATGTCGACCTGTCAATTTCAGCCCAGCTGAGAGCTCTCAAAGAGTACGCAACGAGGAACCATTTCCAGGTTGTCAAAGAATTCATCGATGAAGCCGAAACCGGCCGAACAACCGCCCGGCCTGCTTTCCGCGAAATGGTGTCTCTGGCACGTCGAACGCCGAAGCCATTTGACGTGATACTGGTCTGGAAATATTCCCGATTCGCGCGCAGTCGTGAAGATTCGATCGTCTATAAGGCTTTGCTGAGAAAAAACGGAATTCAGGTTGTCTCTATCAACGAGCCTTTTGACGACACCCCGACCGGCCGGCTGTTGGAAGCCATTATTGAAAGCCTCGATGAGTTCTACTCCGACAACCTGGGGGAAGAGGTAACCCGAGGTCTAAAAGAAAGTGCCTCACGTGGTTTTTACCTGTCTCATAAAGCCCCGTATGGGTATCGGAAGATTAAGGTAAAAGACGGCACAAAGGAACGCACAAGGCTCGAAATTGACACTTGCGATGGCAAAACGGTCGCGTCCCTCTTTGATAAAGTAGTTCACGGCCAAGGACTTACCGAAATAGCCAAAGAATTGAATGCCAAATTGATCTCCTCGCCCGCGGGTAAAACCTGGGGCAAGACAAGCGTACGTGCCGTCCTTGCCAACGAAGTCTATCTCGGTATCATGGTTTGGGGTCGACAAAACAAACGCGGATTTGAACCGATCCGCGTAGAAGGGGCATTTCCTCCGATTGTCTCTAAGGAAACGTTCGTCAAGGTTCAGCGCTTGTTGCGGGAAAGAGCCCCTAACCGGATGCATCCCAAACGAGTTATCAGTAAGTTTTTGCTCAGCGGGCTGGTTCGCTGCGGTCATTGTGGCAAAGCTCTGGTAGGAGCGGACGCAAAAAGCGGCAGGTTTACTTATTACGCCTGCGGCACCATTATCAAGAAAGGCACCGGATCTTGCCTTGGTGGATATCTCAACAGCACGAAATTCGAGGGCCAAGTGATCCGGAAAATCAAGGAAAACATTTTAACCACCAGCAACCTCTATAAACTGGTCGGACTCGTTAACGAGGAAATGGATGTCACCTCTAATACCTATAGAGATGAATTCAATTCAATTTCGGCGGAGATGCTTGATGCCAACCGCCGGTTAGAGAGCCTCTATGACGCAGTCGAGACACGTAAGATTGACCTGAGCGACCTGTCCCCGAGAATCCATGATCTAAGATTGCACATTGAAAGCCTCAAGGACAGGAAGTTGCAGCTAGAGGGACTTCTCTCAGAAAGGCGCATTGAGCTTGCGGATTCAAAGATAATCGATGCTTACGTGAACGACCTGCGTATTGAACTGGATAGCGGGGCTTTGACTGAAAGGAAGGCCTTCATAAAGACGTTTGTAAAAGAAATAGAGGTGATCGATAAAAAGGCGGTTTTGAGGTATACAATTCCTTTAACGCCGAAGGCTTTGAAAGAGGAAACGATAAGAGTTCTGTCTACCGAACACTATGGTGGGCCATCCTGGTCTCGAACCAGGGACCTCGGTCTTATCAGAAATTAG
- a CDS encoding DUF4373 domain-containing protein: MNKDTYYFAHDYNAHTDLKIRALRKHYGWEGYGWFWFIIETLRGESEYSLQYSEFVFESLSEEMKCEPADAKKFIDHCVSFGLLKMDAEKFFSPRLNRNMGEYQDSIEQRRQAGKISASKRKKSTTVQRPFNDRSTSVQQLNKTKLNKTSTPLTPQGDDDDVVKFFESNTGYAVTPAIAETLKTMVDEHGEEKVRDAARAAAIASARSPARYMDKVLRGDAARPSGNGHRKLNNREVVVNAV, encoded by the coding sequence GTGAATAAAGACACCTACTATTTCGCTCATGACTACAACGCCCATACAGATCTAAAAATCAGGGCTTTGCGTAAACATTACGGCTGGGAGGGTTATGGCTGGTTTTGGTTTATCATCGAGACACTCAGAGGCGAGTCCGAATACAGTCTGCAGTACTCTGAATTCGTCTTTGAGTCCTTAAGCGAGGAAATGAAATGCGAACCCGCCGACGCCAAAAAATTCATCGACCATTGTGTCAGTTTCGGTCTGTTAAAAATGGATGCAGAAAAGTTTTTTTCACCCCGGTTAAATCGCAATATGGGAGAGTATCAAGACTCCATTGAACAGCGCCGACAGGCCGGAAAAATATCAGCTTCTAAACGTAAAAAGTCAACGACCGTTCAACGACCGTTCAACGACCGTTCAACGAGTGTTCAACAATTAAATAAAACTAAACTAAATAAAACATCTACCCCCCTAACCCCCCAAGGGGATGATGATGATGTTGTTAAGTTTTTTGAGTCCAATACTGGGTATGCCGTTACTCCAGCTATCGCCGAGACTCTGAAAACGATGGTTGACGAACATGGCGAGGAAAAGGTGCGCGATGCCGCTCGTGCTGCCGCCATCGCCAGTGCGCGGTCACCTGCCAGATACATGGACAAAGTGCTCCGGGGCGATGCCGCTCGTCCGTCAGGAAATGGCCATCGTAAGCTGAACAACAGGGAGGTGGTCGTCAATGCCGTTTGA
- a CDS encoding helix-turn-helix transcriptional regulator, producing MPDFAAYIRQLRQKQRLSLREVSQKTGISYSYLTQIEHGRRNPPGPEFMKRLAPIYQVSVGDLLRAAGHLEESSESILSDEQEVEMAFKYVMNDPRYQSGTRMAGELNTEVKRFIVEMYEKATGKKLLPGRSA from the coding sequence ATGCCAGACTTTGCTGCGTACATTAGACAGTTGCGACAGAAGCAACGTTTGTCACTACGAGAGGTCTCACAGAAGACCGGAATCTCTTACTCTTATCTGACTCAGATCGAACATGGCCGGCGCAATCCCCCAGGACCTGAGTTCATGAAACGCCTCGCGCCGATTTACCAAGTTTCAGTTGGTGATCTGCTAAGAGCGGCAGGTCATCTTGAAGAAAGCTCTGAATCGATCCTTAGCGACGAACAAGAAGTGGAAATGGCTTTCAAATACGTCATGAACGATCCCCGTTATCAATCCGGCACTCGCATGGCCGGCGAACTGAACACGGAGGTCAAACGGTTTATCGTTGAGATGTATGAGAAAGCCACCGGAAAGAAGCTGCTGCCAGGGCGCAGCGCGTGA
- a CDS encoding helix-turn-helix transcriptional regulator, which yields MFKVVLNRDNLEKAMLRRNLSCKLLANNIGLSPSYLSRIITGKQHPTASVRQTLLDYFKTYSFDDLFTIQENGVDERD from the coding sequence ATGTTCAAAGTAGTTTTGAACAGGGACAACCTCGAAAAGGCAATGCTTCGCCGCAACCTTTCATGCAAATTGTTAGCCAACAACATCGGGCTTTCGCCGAGTTATCTTTCTCGAATCATCACCGGCAAGCAGCATCCAACAGCCTCCGTCCGTCAGACATTGCTTGATTACTTCAAGACCTATTCATTCGATGACCTATTCACCATCCAGGAAAACGGTGTTGACGAGCGAGACTGA
- a CDS encoding ImmA/IrrE family metallo-endopeptidase, giving the protein MKSLNDLRAFCGYLARKYGSPSASSEEEKAEEFRRVYLKGLPSNLKALRAVASCCGLELTGLDKMPRNVRGYHEICNGHLYVYYRKDDTVSGIQNTILHEMREMMETLFAQADRSYEPLKTRTRHLAANRFATAVLLPEKEFRANAFKTGFDVVGLAQTYSKSYSQVLLRMGEILQGKLFFYGALFEPDDADAIDWAVTYWTISCNEDAEPNIYGIDGLFPKKGRRALPGSLVDMTVRSQKAHLVRRITLTYDSDFDDDELTAFAVPVVGDGTGIEKVLLVVFLARDEHLLEPQIKNICPTVVESFHRHL; this is encoded by the coding sequence GTGAAAAGCCTCAATGATCTGCGAGCCTTCTGCGGGTATTTGGCAAGGAAGTACGGTAGTCCAAGTGCGTCATCGGAGGAGGAAAAAGCGGAGGAATTCAGACGGGTTTACTTGAAAGGCCTGCCGTCGAACCTGAAAGCTCTCAGGGCAGTTGCTTCATGTTGCGGGCTCGAGTTAACAGGTCTGGATAAAATGCCTCGGAACGTCCGTGGCTATCATGAAATCTGCAACGGACACTTGTATGTTTACTATCGGAAGGATGATACGGTTAGCGGCATCCAGAATACGATCCTACACGAAATGCGAGAGATGATGGAAACCCTCTTCGCCCAGGCTGATCGCAGTTATGAACCGCTGAAAACGAGGACCAGACACCTTGCTGCCAACCGTTTCGCTACGGCGGTTCTATTGCCAGAGAAAGAATTCCGGGCTAACGCATTCAAAACCGGATTCGACGTGGTAGGTCTTGCCCAAACCTACTCTAAGAGTTATTCTCAAGTGCTTCTTCGAATGGGCGAAATCCTCCAGGGCAAGCTCTTTTTTTATGGAGCCCTCTTCGAGCCAGACGATGCCGATGCCATTGACTGGGCAGTCACCTACTGGACCATTAGCTGTAATGAAGATGCCGAACCAAATATCTACGGCATTGACGGATTGTTTCCCAAAAAAGGCAGGCGGGCTCTCCCGGGCTCACTCGTCGACATGACCGTGAGATCCCAAAAAGCCCACCTGGTACGACGTATCACTCTAACCTACGATTCAGATTTCGACGATGACGAACTCACGGCTTTTGCGGTACCCGTGGTAGGTGACGGAACGGGAATCGAAAAAGTGCTGCTTGTTGTGTTCCTGGCTCGCGATGAACATCTTCTCGAACCTCAAATTAAAAACATATGCCCGACGGTGGTGGAATCGTTCCATCGACATCTTTAG